A genomic window from Salvia miltiorrhiza cultivar Shanhuang (shh) chromosome 5, IMPLAD_Smil_shh, whole genome shotgun sequence includes:
- the LOC130986760 gene encoding UPF0481 protein At3g47200-like isoform X1 — protein sequence MFESNLRLNHLPEELRCHKQQMKAEVVVKVVPLEMEESEAQVIESLTTSIDIKLNKLSIDPPYSYTACIYTVSQKLRKNNEASYTPRLVSIGPLHHGKAPLQGMQAYKLRFLHNFLSRFSVGLQLQTLVTFAAKEESFVRGCYEGTVNLSTKRLTEMILLDGIFIVELFLESLFFQLRDKNEIIFENHWMYHDLLHDMLLLENQLPISVMNSLLNFVDFTYLNEGMRLSIYDLAQNFFKNVGITHKVQLSEPCSHARHFVEFLLFLHAPENLRKQPIFPARKFEYTRSVTELQEAGVKFLSGEGNCLFEVLFSKGVLMIPKLTVNQSTETFFRNLIAFEHLGYCGYYSKNITSYVILMDSFINTSRDVDLLVKCGIIENKLGESEHVADLFNNLYKGVVTEVKYFYFAKLCGDLNDYSRDQFHQLKASWFKWRVMLRHDHFSNPWSFISVLAASILLILTIIQTVCSILQV from the exons ATGTTTGAGTCTAATTTGAGATTGAACCATCTTCCAGAAGAATTGAG GTGCCATAAGCAGCAGATGAAAGCTGAGGTTGTGGTGAAGGTTGTGCCATTAGAGATGGAAGAATCAGAAGCTCAAGTGATTGAAAGCTTAACAACTTCCATTGATATAAAGTTAAATAAGTTATCTATAGATCCTCCTTACTCGTATACAGCGTGCATCTATACGGTTTCTCAGAAGCTCCGAAAAAATAATGAAGCATCCTATACTCCTCGACTAGTGTCAATTGGTCCACTCCATCATGGTAAAGCTCCACTCCAAGGAATGCAAGCGTACAAGTTGAGATTTCTGCATAATTTCTTGAGCAGATTTTCGGTTGGCCTACAACTACAAACCTTAGTCACGTTTGCAGCAAAGGAAGAAAGTTTTGTTCGTGGGTGTTATGAGGGTACGGTTAACCTTTCTACTAAGAGACTCACGGAAATGATTTTGTTGGATGGGATATTCATTGTTGAACTTTTCCTAGAGAGTCTCTTCTTTCAGCTAAGGGATAAGAATGAGATAATATTTGAGAATCACTGGATGTACCATGATTTGTTGCATGACATGTTGTTGCTAGAGAATCAGCTACCTATAAGTGTGATGAATAGCTTATTGAATTTCGTGGATTTTACTTACTTAAACGAAGGCATGAGGCTCAGCATCTATGATCTTGCTCAGAATTTCTTCAAGAATGTTGGCATTACACACAAGGTGCAACTGTCAGAGCCTTGTAGTCATGCTAGGCATTTTGTCGAGTTTCTTCTGTTTCTTCATGCTCCGGAGAATTTGAGAAAACAACCAATCTTCCCTGCTAGAAAGTTTGAGTACACCCGCAGTGTAACAGAGCTACAAGAAGCAGGAGTGAAGTTTCTTAGTGGGGAAGGAAATTGCTTATTCGAGGTGCTGTTTAGCAAAGGTGTGCTGATGATCCCAAAGTTGACAGTAAATCAATCGACTGAGACATTCTTCCGGAATCTTATAGCCTTTGAGCACTTGGGGTATTGTGGGTACTATTCCAAGAATATTACAAGTTATGTCATACTCATGGATAGCTTCATAAACACTTCCCGCGATGTTGATTTGCTTGTTAAGTGTGGCATCATCGAGAACAAATTAGGCGAGAGTGAACATGTGGCAGACCTGTTCAACAATCTGTACAAGGGAGTTGTGACAGAAGTGAAGTATTTCTATTTTGCTAAGCTTTGTGGAGACTTGAATGACTACAGCAGGGATCAGTTTCACCAGTTGAAAGCCAGTTGGTTCAAATGGAGAGTGATGCTGAGACACGATCATTTCAGCAACCCGTGGTCCTTCATTTCTGTTCTCGCTGCAAGCATCTTGCTCATTCTCACAATAATACAAACAGTCTGTTCAATTCTGCAG gtttga
- the LOC130986760 gene encoding UPF0481 protein At3g47200-like isoform X2: MKAEVVVKVVPLEMEESEAQVIESLTTSIDIKLNKLSIDPPYSYTACIYTVSQKLRKNNEASYTPRLVSIGPLHHGKAPLQGMQAYKLRFLHNFLSRFSVGLQLQTLVTFAAKEESFVRGCYEGTVNLSTKRLTEMILLDGIFIVELFLESLFFQLRDKNEIIFENHWMYHDLLHDMLLLENQLPISVMNSLLNFVDFTYLNEGMRLSIYDLAQNFFKNVGITHKVQLSEPCSHARHFVEFLLFLHAPENLRKQPIFPARKFEYTRSVTELQEAGVKFLSGEGNCLFEVLFSKGVLMIPKLTVNQSTETFFRNLIAFEHLGYCGYYSKNITSYVILMDSFINTSRDVDLLVKCGIIENKLGESEHVADLFNNLYKGVVTEVKYFYFAKLCGDLNDYSRDQFHQLKASWFKWRVMLRHDHFSNPWSFISVLAASILLILTIIQTVCSILQV; encoded by the exons ATGAAAGCTGAGGTTGTGGTGAAGGTTGTGCCATTAGAGATGGAAGAATCAGAAGCTCAAGTGATTGAAAGCTTAACAACTTCCATTGATATAAAGTTAAATAAGTTATCTATAGATCCTCCTTACTCGTATACAGCGTGCATCTATACGGTTTCTCAGAAGCTCCGAAAAAATAATGAAGCATCCTATACTCCTCGACTAGTGTCAATTGGTCCACTCCATCATGGTAAAGCTCCACTCCAAGGAATGCAAGCGTACAAGTTGAGATTTCTGCATAATTTCTTGAGCAGATTTTCGGTTGGCCTACAACTACAAACCTTAGTCACGTTTGCAGCAAAGGAAGAAAGTTTTGTTCGTGGGTGTTATGAGGGTACGGTTAACCTTTCTACTAAGAGACTCACGGAAATGATTTTGTTGGATGGGATATTCATTGTTGAACTTTTCCTAGAGAGTCTCTTCTTTCAGCTAAGGGATAAGAATGAGATAATATTTGAGAATCACTGGATGTACCATGATTTGTTGCATGACATGTTGTTGCTAGAGAATCAGCTACCTATAAGTGTGATGAATAGCTTATTGAATTTCGTGGATTTTACTTACTTAAACGAAGGCATGAGGCTCAGCATCTATGATCTTGCTCAGAATTTCTTCAAGAATGTTGGCATTACACACAAGGTGCAACTGTCAGAGCCTTGTAGTCATGCTAGGCATTTTGTCGAGTTTCTTCTGTTTCTTCATGCTCCGGAGAATTTGAGAAAACAACCAATCTTCCCTGCTAGAAAGTTTGAGTACACCCGCAGTGTAACAGAGCTACAAGAAGCAGGAGTGAAGTTTCTTAGTGGGGAAGGAAATTGCTTATTCGAGGTGCTGTTTAGCAAAGGTGTGCTGATGATCCCAAAGTTGACAGTAAATCAATCGACTGAGACATTCTTCCGGAATCTTATAGCCTTTGAGCACTTGGGGTATTGTGGGTACTATTCCAAGAATATTACAAGTTATGTCATACTCATGGATAGCTTCATAAACACTTCCCGCGATGTTGATTTGCTTGTTAAGTGTGGCATCATCGAGAACAAATTAGGCGAGAGTGAACATGTGGCAGACCTGTTCAACAATCTGTACAAGGGAGTTGTGACAGAAGTGAAGTATTTCTATTTTGCTAAGCTTTGTGGAGACTTGAATGACTACAGCAGGGATCAGTTTCACCAGTTGAAAGCCAGTTGGTTCAAATGGAGAGTGATGCTGAGACACGATCATTTCAGCAACCCGTGGTCCTTCATTTCTGTTCTCGCTGCAAGCATCTTGCTCATTCTCACAATAATACAAACAGTCTGTTCAATTCTGCAG gtttga